The proteins below come from a single Spirochaetota bacterium genomic window:
- the ileS gene encoding isoleucine--tRNA ligase produces the protein MDYKDTLNLPSTTFPMKANLPQREPEFIKLWKDKRVYERTLESRSKSKPYILHDGPPYANGHIHIGHALNKILKDIIVKNKLLEGYYSIFVPGWDCHGLPIELQVTKNLGNKAEHTSPTEIRKLSREYATRYINIQREEFIRLGIFGLWDKPYLTMSKDYEANIARMLIELYDRGYIYKGFKPIHWCFSCKTALAEAEIEYYEKESPSIYVKFPVLNNTLVDGKLFVLIWTTTPWTLPGNTAVAFSEELEYAIASFKDDEYYIIAEPLLDSVAGKVGKAWKSIKGVSLNDIRNLVVKHPFEERESKVVFGEHVSAETGTGIVHTAPGHGTEDYEIGVRYKLPILSPVDDYGRFTDEVSEWKGIHVFEANQQIIEYLDKVGMLLQYEKYKHQYPHCWRCKNPVIFRAKPQWFFNVNNPELKQKALEGINSVKWFPSWGKNRIEAMVKNRTDWCLSRQRAWGVPIPAITCKKCGKTYLGGEWGKHIYNIFLKEGIDVWFEKDIKDLIGDFRCECGSDEFEKERDIVDVWFDSGVSSFCVLDEREELSSPADLYLEGSDQHRGWFQSSLWPSVAIRGIPPYKNVLTHGFVLDEQGRAMHKSLGNVVSPEEVIKKYGADVLRLWVVSEDYTEDLRIGEHILEKVVDAYRKIRNTFRYLLSNLYDFNLSDMLSYEKLTDIDKWALDKLYKTMKEIRENYNNYEFNKVFRKIYDFCNIDLSAFYFDVLKDRLYTGRKDGIKRRSSQTAMYYILIHLVKAVAPILSFTAEDVWQNFFKDRLGTDSVFFTEYEEVKEEWKNDEISRKFEYLILSRDATLKALEIARRDNLINSSLEAKVFIYSKDKNLLSIFEEYKKDLWEMFIVSQVEVIDGVSSKINYEENNIKVGIDRVEGKKCERCWIYSPTVGQNSQHPTICQKCIEAIS, from the coding sequence ATCCTTCACGATGGTCCTCCTTACGCAAATGGGCATATTCACATAGGTCACGCACTTAATAAAATACTCAAGGACATAATAGTCAAAAATAAACTTCTTGAAGGATATTACTCTATATTCGTTCCTGGGTGGGATTGTCATGGTCTTCCGATTGAACTACAAGTAACGAAAAATCTTGGCAACAAAGCAGAGCATACCTCACCAACAGAGATAAGAAAGTTGAGTAGAGAATATGCAACAAGATACATAAACATCCAGAGAGAAGAGTTTATAAGACTTGGGATTTTTGGACTTTGGGATAAGCCATACTTAACGATGTCAAAGGATTATGAAGCAAACATCGCAAGAATGCTAATTGAACTATATGACAGAGGTTATATTTACAAAGGTTTTAAACCTATACACTGGTGCTTCAGTTGTAAAACAGCACTCGCCGAAGCAGAGATAGAATACTACGAAAAGGAATCTCCATCAATCTATGTTAAATTCCCTGTCTTGAATAACACTTTAGTAGATGGTAAGTTATTTGTCTTGATATGGACAACTACACCTTGGACGCTACCAGGTAATACTGCAGTTGCTTTTAGTGAAGAGCTTGAGTATGCCATTGCTTCATTCAAAGATGATGAGTATTACATCATAGCAGAACCACTTCTGGATAGTGTAGCAGGAAAAGTTGGAAAGGCTTGGAAATCAATAAAGGGGGTCAGTTTGAATGATATAAGAAATCTTGTAGTTAAACATCCTTTTGAGGAAAGAGAATCAAAAGTTGTCTTCGGTGAGCATGTCTCTGCTGAAACTGGAACTGGTATAGTCCATACTGCTCCAGGACACGGAACCGAAGACTATGAGATAGGAGTTAGATATAAATTACCTATCCTATCACCAGTAGATGACTACGGTAGATTCACAGATGAAGTTTCTGAGTGGAAAGGAATACATGTTTTTGAAGCAAACCAACAGATAATAGAATATCTAGACAAGGTTGGAATGCTACTTCAATACGAGAAATACAAACATCAGTATCCTCACTGTTGGAGATGTAAAAATCCTGTGATATTCAGAGCAAAACCACAATGGTTTTTCAATGTGAACAATCCAGAACTTAAGCAAAAAGCATTAGAAGGAATAAACAGTGTGAAATGGTTTCCAAGTTGGGGTAAGAATAGAATAGAGGCGATGGTAAAAAATAGAACTGATTGGTGTCTTTCAAGACAGAGAGCATGGGGTGTTCCAATACCTGCTATAACTTGTAAAAAATGTGGTAAAACCTATCTAGGTGGTGAATGGGGTAAGCATATCTATAATATCTTTCTAAAAGAAGGTATAGATGTTTGGTTTGAAAAGGATATAAAGGACTTGATAGGAGACTTCAGATGTGAGTGTGGAAGTGATGAGTTTGAGAAAGAGAGAGACATCGTTGATGTTTGGTTTGACTCTGGAGTAAGCAGCTTCTGTGTTCTTGATGAAAGAGAAGAATTATCTTCACCTGCTGATCTCTATCTTGAAGGTTCAGACCAACACAGAGGTTGGTTTCAGTCATCTCTCTGGCCCTCTGTTGCTATAAGAGGAATTCCACCATACAAGAATGTGCTAACACACGGGTTTGTCCTTGATGAACAAGGAAGAGCGATGCACAAGTCCCTTGGTAATGTAGTATCTCCTGAAGAAGTTATTAAGAAATACGGAGCAGATGTCCTTAGACTTTGGGTTGTATCCGAAGACTACACCGAAGACTTGCGAATCGGAGAACACATACTAGAAAAAGTTGTTGATGCTTACAGAAAAATCAGAAATACCTTCAGATACTTGCTATCAAATCTATACGATTTTAATCTTTCAGATATGCTTTCTTACGAAAAACTTACTGACATTGATAAATGGGCTTTAGATAAACTCTACAAGACAATGAAAGAAATAAGAGAAAACTATAACAACTATGAATTCAACAAAGTTTTCAGAAAAATCTATGACTTCTGTAACATAGATTTGAGTGCTTTCTACTTTGATGTCTTAAAAGATAGGTTATACACCGGTAGGAAAGATGGTATAAAGAGAAGAAGCTCACAGACTGCGATGTATTATATACTTATACACCTTGTCAAAGCAGTTGCACCAATACTCTCATTCACAGCAGAGGATGTTTGGCAAAACTTCTTCAAGGATAGGCTAGGAACAGACTCTGTATTCTTTACCGAGTATGAAGAAGTTAAGGAAGAGTGGAAGAATGACGAGATAAGTAGAAAATTTGAATACCTAATTCTATCACGAGATGCTACATTAAAAGCACTTGAGATAGCCAGAAGAGATAATCTTATAAACTCATCTCTTGAAGCAAAGGTCTTCATATACTCAAAAGACAAGAATTTACTAAGCATTTTTGAAGAGTATAAAAAAGACTTATGGGAAATGTTCATAGTTTCGCAGGTTGAAGTAATAGATGGAGTATCATCAAAGATAAATTATGAAGAAAATAATATTAAGGTTGGTATTGATAGAGTTGAAGGTAAAAAATGTGAAAGATGTTGGATTTACTCACCTACTGTCGGTCAAAATTCCCAACACCCAACGATATGTCAGAAATGCATTGAAGCAATATCTTAA
- the flgB gene encoding flagellar basal body rod protein FlgB, whose product MIFSTTNKDGKLLDLIKRDLNAVIIRHNVISDNIANADTPGFRRAEVSFESQLKRALESERKTEYPARMTHTKHIPFEEKIDYRTVRPRISIDYDTFYRNDKNGVDIDKEMVDFTKNAMRYNLLIEMYNRNARKIELVMRSTV is encoded by the coding sequence ATGATATTTTCTACTACTAACAAGGATGGTAAATTACTTGACCTTATAAAGAGAGACTTGAATGCAGTTATAATAAGACACAATGTTATATCCGACAACATCGCTAACGCAGACACACCTGGATTTAGGAGAGCAGAAGTCAGTTTTGAGTCTCAACTCAAGAGAGCACTAGAATCCGAGAGAAAGACCGAATACCCCGCAAGAATGACACACACTAAGCATATACCTTTTGAAGAAAAAATAGACTATAGGACGGTAAGACCCAGAATAAGCATAGATTATGATACTTTCTATAGAAACGATAAAAATGGTGTTGATATAGACAAAGAGATGGTGGATTTCACTAAAAATGCTATGAGATACAATCTACTTATAGAAATGTATAACAGAAACGCGCGAAAGATAGAATTAGTTATGAGATCAACTGTGTAA
- the thiS gene encoding sulfur carrier protein ThiS codes for MILTVNGEKREMSQSNLKEIVEALGFDTDRYVVVLNGEIVPKSKVKEVVVKEGDDIEILTIMGGG; via the coding sequence ATGATACTTACGGTTAATGGAGAAAAAAGAGAGATGAGTCAAAGCAATCTCAAGGAGATTGTAGAAGCATTAGGCTTTGATACAGATAGGTATGTTGTTGTTTTGAATGGAGAGATTGTGCCTAAAAGTAAAGTAAAGGAAGTAGTAGTTAAAGAAGGTGATGATATTGAGATACTTACCATAATGGGAGGCGGATAA
- a CDS encoding thiazole synthase — protein MEDKLVLGGVSFTSRLIIGTGKFSKYDYIPEIIYKTGCELVTVAVRRARDGVQKPLKDYIPEGTKILVNTSGARNAEEALKIARIGRELLGSDLIKIEIIPDTKYLMPDNREVIKACELLSNDGFKPFPYMMPDLVSARYMVKAGAVCVMPLGAPIGTNKGLLTKYFIEMLKSELEVPVIVDAGIGKPSQAAEAMELGVDAVLVNTAIATAKDPVRIAIAFAKAVEAGRIAYLAGMPSEKPFAEPSSPMEEYLTGFLKK, from the coding sequence ATGGAAGACAAACTCGTTCTAGGAGGTGTGTCATTCACTAGTAGGTTAATAATAGGAACTGGTAAATTCAGTAAGTATGACTACATACCAGAGATAATATACAAAACTGGCTGTGAATTAGTGACGGTAGCCGTTAGGAGAGCAAGAGACGGTGTTCAAAAACCTCTCAAGGACTACATACCCGAAGGAACAAAAATTCTAGTGAATACATCTGGTGCTAGGAATGCGGAAGAAGCGTTGAAAATTGCGAGAATAGGAAGAGAATTATTAGGAAGCGATCTTATAAAGATTGAAATTATACCTGACACGAAATATCTTATGCCCGACAATAGAGAGGTTATAAAGGCTTGCGAACTACTGTCAAACGATGGATTTAAACCATTTCCTTATATGATGCCGGATTTGGTTTCTGCGAGATATATGGTTAAAGCAGGTGCGGTTTGTGTGATGCCACTAGGGGCACCTATTGGCACGAACAAAGGATTGCTTACAAAATATTTCATTGAGATGTTGAAATCCGAACTTGAAGTTCCTGTAATTGTTGATGCTGGTATAGGGAAACCATCTCAAGCAGCGGAGGCTATGGAGCTAGGAGTTGATGCAGTATTAGTCAACACTGCTATTGCAACGGCTAAAGATCCTGTAAGGATAGCGATAGCATTCGCAAAAGCAGTTGAAGCAGGAAGGATAGCATACCTTGCCGGTATGCCATCCGAAAAACCTTTCGCAGAGCCATCCTCACCTATGGAGGAGTATCTCACCGGTTTCTTGAAGAAGTAA
- the cydB gene encoding cytochrome d ubiquinol oxidase subunit II — MLAEIWFFVLGTFLIIYVVLDGFDLGGGFISPFLSKDDNDRRVILNAIGRVWDGNEVWVLAFGVFLFGVFPLAYARFFSAAYIPIMLLAFSLILRAVSFEFRSQVKSKVWRGVWDWILAISSMLIVIVFSAAGANILKGVNMTDQPFRLHLLEALNPFALISAITTLSFVILHSLAYLGNKTEGQLYSRILSFSKMFWLSSLSLLLVWFLFSIIFERHIFYNFIKYPLFLIVPAIAVVSFLILRLQIQKEDFKKSFVFSSITLISAILSFGLAMYPNLVRSSIDEKYNITIYNAMSGELTLIVTLVIALIGLVLVGLYQSYVYKVFAGKIKQEDIHY; from the coding sequence ATGCTCGCAGAAATTTGGTTCTTCGTTTTGGGAACATTCCTTATAATCTACGTAGTACTTGATGGGTTTGATCTAGGCGGAGGGTTTATATCTCCATTCCTATCAAAAGATGACAATGATAGAAGAGTTATTCTGAATGCTATTGGTAGAGTTTGGGATGGGAATGAAGTTTGGGTCTTGGCTTTTGGTGTATTCCTCTTTGGAGTATTTCCTCTCGCTTATGCTAGGTTCTTCAGTGCTGCTTATATACCAATAATGTTACTAGCGTTCTCTCTAATTCTTAGAGCAGTATCGTTTGAATTCAGAAGTCAAGTCAAATCAAAGGTTTGGAGAGGAGTATGGGATTGGATACTGGCTATATCAAGTATGCTAATAGTTATAGTTTTCTCTGCTGCCGGTGCTAATATACTTAAAGGTGTCAACATGACTGATCAACCTTTCAGACTACACCTTTTAGAAGCACTTAATCCATTCGCACTAATAAGCGCTATAACAACATTATCATTCGTCATATTACACAGTCTAGCGTATTTGGGTAACAAGACAGAGGGACAGTTGTATAGCAGAATATTATCGTTCTCTAAAATGTTCTGGTTATCGTCGTTGTCTCTACTGCTGGTATGGTTTTTATTCTCAATCATATTTGAAAGACATATTTTTTACAACTTCATAAAGTACCCATTGTTCCTAATTGTTCCGGCTATAGCGGTAGTCAGTTTTCTGATCTTGAGACTTCAGATACAAAAGGAAGATTTTAAAAAGTCGTTTGTATTCTCATCCATTACCCTTATATCTGCTATACTATCTTTCGGTCTTGCTATGTATCCCAACCTTGTGAGGTCATCAATTGATGAAAAATACAACATAACTATCTATAACGCGATGTCAGGAGAACTTACTCTTATCGTAACACTTGTTATTGCTTTGATAGGATTGGTGTTGGTAGGATTATATCAGTCTTATGTTTACAAGGTATTTGCTGGTAAGATAAAGCAAGAAGACATTCATTATTAA
- a CDS encoding cytochrome ubiquinol oxidase subunit I has translation MDPLILSRWQFAITAGFHFVFPSFTIGLSVLIFVFFLLYMLKKEDVYRRIGNFLVKIFAVGFAVGVATGIVMELQFGANWSNFAEKAGGVLGGPLAMEAIFAFFLESTFLSILVFGEKKISPLVRTISAFLVMIGTFISAFWILTVMTWMQIPTGYKIENGKILLTDLWAISFNTPNLIRFAHTVLACFIAGSGLVMGISAYHFLKGRLAQEYMKAFKVSAIVFLIFSILQIPMGTLSGEYVAEYQPLKLAMMEALWNTQKSAAEPIVSFIDQENMTNTLEIGIPGLLSLLAYRDINAEVKGIKDLMKEYNLKKEELPNIPLLFWSFRVMVFLGIMFIIIGIASVILYYTKILPNVKWFLYLLIAMIPLPIIANWAGWIVTEVGRQPWVIYGILKTKEAVSPLTGTEVGFTLFTFVGLYTILLILWAFITIKIARKGIQEEVISEISENKPL, from the coding sequence ATGGATCCTCTTATTCTATCAAGATGGCAGTTTGCCATAACTGCGGGGTTCCACTTTGTTTTTCCATCCTTCACAATAGGTTTATCAGTACTGATATTTGTATTCTTTCTACTCTACATGCTCAAGAAGGAGGATGTGTATAGAAGGATAGGAAACTTTCTAGTAAAGATCTTTGCAGTAGGTTTTGCTGTTGGTGTAGCAACAGGTATTGTTATGGAACTACAGTTTGGTGCTAACTGGTCTAACTTTGCTGAAAAGGCAGGAGGTGTTTTAGGTGGTCCTCTTGCAATGGAGGCAATATTTGCATTCTTCCTTGAGTCAACATTTCTTTCTATATTGGTTTTCGGAGAGAAAAAGATTTCTCCACTTGTGAGAACTATTTCAGCGTTTCTTGTGATGATTGGGACATTCATATCAGCATTTTGGATACTTACAGTTATGACTTGGATGCAAATACCAACTGGATATAAGATAGAAAACGGGAAAATATTACTTACGGACTTATGGGCTATATCCTTCAATACTCCAAACCTTATAAGGTTTGCACATACCGTACTTGCATGTTTCATAGCAGGTTCAGGTCTTGTAATGGGTATTTCTGCATACCATTTCTTAAAAGGAAGACTGGCGCAAGAGTACATGAAAGCATTTAAGGTCAGTGCAATAGTATTCTTGATATTCTCAATACTTCAGATACCTATGGGCACGCTTAGTGGTGAATATGTAGCTGAATACCAACCCCTAAAACTTGCTATGATGGAAGCATTATGGAACACACAAAAGTCGGCAGCGGAACCGATCGTTAGCTTTATTGACCAAGAAAACATGACAAACACTCTTGAAATAGGAATACCTGGATTATTATCTCTACTGGCTTATAGAGACATAAATGCAGAAGTTAAAGGTATCAAAGATCTTATGAAAGAGTATAACCTTAAGAAAGAGGAACTACCGAATATACCTCTGTTGTTCTGGAGTTTTAGAGTGATGGTATTTTTGGGAATTATGTTTATAATAATAGGTATAGCGTCTGTGATACTATACTACACTAAAATCTTACCTAATGTTAAGTGGTTTTTATACTTGTTGATTGCTATGATACCTCTTCCTATAATAGCAAACTGGGCTGGTTGGATAGTTACGGAGGTGGGTAGGCAACCTTGGGTTATTTACGGCATACTTAAGACAAAAGAAGCAGTGTCTCCTCTTACAGGAACAGAGGTAGGATTTACTTTGTTTACATTCGTGGGTTTGTACACGATACTTCTAATACTATGGGCCTTTATAACAATTAAGATCGCTAGGAAAGGTATTCAGGAGGAGGTTATTTCTGAAATTTCTGAAAATAAACCTCTATAG
- a CDS encoding sugar ABC transporter permease codes for MDKLARKIKREKKIKEFLTAFAFLTPNFFGFLLITAFPVVAVFFLALAKWDGISYPSNAKGTVSFFLSSPAQEDIYIPKGTVIESEVDLTKRFSAKVDKNILQSTTYKLPKINETTVIPITVRGREDYIYTFPANYEFTVEFVVRYDDGSGNLVATNTIVKFFNESEFEVAVGSSIEVYGKIKEVVSGVYKEGIIVDVENISVRASYSKKIRFVGITEEGVSIPKGSTNAQYPVKVSSVKNGEEFNLQEGTLLIPINDLPFKGIRGIVDTSFIGGKTGIQFVGLDNFRTLFTKDRDFWRYFLNTLIFMLQIPLGMAFAIILALALNQKLKGITFFRTLYFLPYISNLVAVAMLWRWIYNDQGLLNELLKSIGVINPPSWLGDGNWAKVAIIVMDVWKNVGYTMLVYLASLQQIPSFLYEAADIDGANEVQKFAYITWPMLAPTNFFIIIIGVINGFQAFGSQYVLTGGGPAGATKTIVYYIYNNAFQWFQMGYAATLSVFLFIVMMIFTIIQWRMGRESTTSSW; via the coding sequence ATGGATAAGCTTGCTAGAAAGATAAAGCGTGAGAAAAAAATCAAAGAATTTTTAACGGCGTTTGCTTTCCTTACTCCAAACTTTTTTGGTTTTCTACTAATAACAGCATTTCCTGTGGTAGCTGTCTTTTTTCTTGCTCTTGCAAAGTGGGATGGAATAAGTTATCCTTCCAATGCTAAAGGAACTGTATCTTTTTTCTTGTCCTCTCCAGCACAAGAAGATATTTATATACCTAAGGGAACTGTAATAGAATCAGAAGTTGATCTAACAAAGAGATTTTCAGCAAAGGTTGATAAAAATATTCTACAATCTACTACGTATAAATTACCAAAAATAAATGAAACAACGGTTATACCTATAACAGTAAGAGGTAGAGAAGATTACATTTACACATTCCCCGCAAACTATGAATTTACCGTTGAATTTGTTGTCAGGTATGATGATGGCAGTGGTAATTTAGTTGCGACCAACACTATAGTTAAGTTTTTCAACGAAAGTGAATTTGAAGTAGCAGTAGGATCTTCCATTGAAGTCTACGGCAAAATTAAAGAAGTTGTTAGTGGGGTCTATAAAGAAGGCATCATCGTGGATGTTGAAAATATATCTGTTAGAGCTAGCTATTCAAAGAAGATCAGGTTTGTTGGCATTACAGAAGAAGGTGTTAGCATACCAAAAGGTTCAACTAATGCTCAATATCCTGTAAAAGTATCTTCAGTCAAGAACGGTGAGGAATTCAACCTTCAGGAAGGAACACTTCTTATTCCAATAAATGATCTGCCTTTCAAAGGTATTAGGGGAATAGTTGATACTTCTTTTATTGGTGGTAAAACAGGGATACAGTTTGTTGGACTTGATAATTTTAGAACTTTATTCACAAAGGATAGAGACTTCTGGAGATATTTCTTAAATACTCTAATATTCATGTTACAAATACCTCTGGGAATGGCTTTTGCAATCATACTAGCATTAGCACTTAATCAAAAACTAAAAGGTATAACATTCTTTAGAACTCTTTACTTCTTACCTTACATTTCAAACTTAGTTGCAGTCGCAATGTTATGGAGATGGATATACAATGATCAAGGACTTCTTAATGAACTACTAAAGAGTATCGGTGTTATAAACCCACCAAGTTGGTTAGGTGATGGTAACTGGGCAAAAGTTGCAATAATCGTCATGGATGTATGGAAGAATGTAGGATACACTATGCTAGTATATCTTGCTTCTTTGCAGCAGATACCATCCTTTTTGTATGAAGCAGCTGATATAGACGGCGCAAACGAGGTTCAAAAATTTGCTTACATAACTTGGCCTATGCTAGCACCAACAAACTTCTTTATAATCATCATAGGTGTGATAAATGGATTTCAAGCGTTCGGATCACAGTATGTATTGACCGGAGGAGGTCCTGCCGGTGCTACTAAAACAATAGTTTATTACATATATAACAATGCATTCCAGTGGTTCCAAATGGGATATGCTGCAACACTATCCGTCTTCTTGTTCATCGTTA